In Phocoena phocoena chromosome 8, mPhoPho1.1, whole genome shotgun sequence, the following are encoded in one genomic region:
- the CALCB gene encoding calcitonin gene-related peptide 2 isoform X3 → MGFGKSSPFLAFSILVLCQAGSLEATPLRSALETLPDPGALSEKEGRLLLAALVKAYVQSKTNELEQEMEDSSITAQKRSCNTATCVTHRLAGLLSRSGGVVKSNFVPTDVGSEAFGRRRRDLQA, encoded by the exons ATGGGCTTCGGGAAGTCCTCCCCCTTCCTGGCTTTCAGCATCTTGGTCCTGTGCCAGGCAGGCAGTCTCGAGGCAACACCACTCAG GTCTGCTTTGGAGACCCTCCCAGATCCCGGGGCACTCAGTGAGAAGGAAGGGCGCCTCCTGCTGGCTGCACTGGTGAAGGCCTATGTGCAGAGCAAGACCAATGAGCTGGAGCAGGAGATGGAGGACTCCAG CATTACTGCCCAGAAGAGGTCCTGCAACACCGCCACCTGTGTGACCCATCGGCTGGCAGGCTTGCTGAGCAGATCTGGGGGTGTGGTGAAGAGCAACTTCGTGCCCACCGATGTGGGGTCTGAAGCCTTTGGCCGGCGCCGCAGGGACCTTCAGGCCTGA
- the CALCB gene encoding calcitonin gene-related peptide 2 isoform X2 codes for MGFGKSSPFLAFSILVLCQAGSLEATPLRSALETLPDPGALSEKEGRLLLAALVKAYVQSKTNELEQEMEDSSSITAQKRSCNTATCVTHRLAGLLSRSGGVVKSNFVPTDVGSEAFGRRRRDLQA; via the exons ATGGGCTTCGGGAAGTCCTCCCCCTTCCTGGCTTTCAGCATCTTGGTCCTGTGCCAGGCAGGCAGTCTCGAGGCAACACCACTCAG GTCTGCTTTGGAGACCCTCCCAGATCCCGGGGCACTCAGTGAGAAGGAAGGGCGCCTCCTGCTGGCTGCACTGGTGAAGGCCTATGTGCAGAGCAAGACCAATGAGCTGGAGCAGGAGATGGAGGACTCCAG CAGCATTACTGCCCAGAAGAGGTCCTGCAACACCGCCACCTGTGTGACCCATCGGCTGGCAGGCTTGCTGAGCAGATCTGGGGGTGTGGTGAAGAGCAACTTCGTGCCCACCGATGTGGGGTCTGAAGCCTTTGGCCGGCGCCGCAGGGACCTTCAGGCCTGA
- the CALCB gene encoding calcitonin gene-related peptide 2 isoform X1 gives MGFGKSSPFLAFSILVLCQAGSLEATPLRSALETLPDPGALSEKEGRLLLAALVKAYVQSKTNELEQEMEDSSLDGSRAKRCSNLSTCVLSAYWKDLNNFHRFSGVGFGPETPGKKSDIASSLERDRSSHFGVPQDAK, from the exons ATGGGCTTCGGGAAGTCCTCCCCCTTCCTGGCTTTCAGCATCTTGGTCCTGTGCCAGGCAGGCAGTCTCGAGGCAACACCACTCAG GTCTGCTTTGGAGACCCTCCCAGATCCCGGGGCACTCAGTGAGAAGGAAGGGCGCCTCCTGCTGGCTGCACTGGTGAAGGCCTATGTGCAGAGCAAGACCAATGAGCTGGAGCAGGAGATGGAGGACTCCAG CCTGGATGGCTCCAGAGCTAAGCGGTGCAGTAATCTGAGTACCTGTGTGCTGAGCGCGTACTGGAAGGACCTGAACAACTTTCATAGATTCTCTGGCGTGGGCTTCGGGCCTGAAACACCTGGCAAGAAAAGTGACATAGCCAGCAGCTTGGAGAGGGACCGCTCCTCCCATTTTGGGGTGCCCCAAGATGCCAAGTGA